The Pseudomonas baetica genome includes a region encoding these proteins:
- the tauA gene encoding taurine ABC transporter substrate-binding protein — MAKRALSSQFVTVCVSALISFSAQAANITVGYQTGIDPSKVPQADGVYEKTIGEKIDWRRFNSGPEVVTAIASGDVQIGNLGSSPLAAAASRNLPIVAFIVSAQINAAEALVVRNGSGINSPQDLIGKTIATPFVSTSHYSLLGALKHWGLDTSKVKVVNLQPAEIAAAWKRGDIDGAFVWSPALGEIRKTGKTLTDAAQVGQWGAPTFEVWVARKDFAEKHPEVVAKFAKVTLDSFADYAAHKDSWTAESEPVKKIAKLTGANAADVPELLAGSAFPDAKAQQTTALLDGGTAKAIGETAKFLKEQGKVETVLPDYSPYVSTKFVAQ, encoded by the coding sequence ATGGCCAAACGCGCACTATCTAGTCAATTTGTTACAGTTTGTGTGTCAGCGCTGATTTCTTTTTCAGCCCAAGCAGCCAATATTACGGTTGGCTATCAAACCGGGATCGACCCAAGCAAAGTCCCCCAGGCCGACGGCGTCTACGAGAAAACCATTGGCGAGAAAATCGACTGGCGCCGCTTCAACAGTGGCCCGGAAGTTGTGACAGCCATTGCCTCCGGCGATGTACAGATCGGTAATCTCGGTTCCAGCCCGTTGGCTGCAGCCGCTTCGCGCAACCTGCCCATTGTTGCGTTCATCGTTTCGGCACAGATCAACGCCGCCGAAGCCTTGGTGGTACGCAATGGCAGCGGTATCAATAGCCCACAGGATCTGATCGGCAAAACCATCGCCACGCCTTTCGTCTCTACCTCCCACTACAGCCTGCTCGGCGCCCTCAAGCACTGGGGTCTGGACACCTCGAAAGTCAAAGTGGTGAACCTGCAACCAGCGGAAATCGCGGCGGCCTGGAAACGTGGGGATATCGACGGCGCATTCGTCTGGTCGCCGGCGCTCGGTGAAATTCGCAAGACCGGCAAGACCCTGACCGACGCCGCGCAGGTCGGCCAATGGGGCGCGCCAACTTTCGAAGTCTGGGTCGCGCGCAAGGACTTCGCCGAGAAGCATCCTGAGGTCGTGGCCAAATTTGCCAAGGTCACACTGGACTCGTTCGCGGATTATGCGGCGCATAAAGACAGCTGGACTGCCGAGTCGGAGCCCGTGAAAAAAATCGCCAAACTGACTGGTGCCAATGCCGCCGATGTCCCGGAATTACTGGCCGGTTCAGCCTTCCCGGATGCCAAGGCGCAGCAAACCACTGCGCTGCTGGATGGCGGCACGGCGAAAGCAATTGGGGAGACGGCGAAATTTTTGAAGGAACAGGGCAAGGTTGAAACGGTGCTGCCGGACTATTCGCCGTATGTCAGTACGAAGTTCGTGGCGCAATGA
- a CDS encoding OprD family porin — MNKSTLALAVAVGVMAQQAGAAGFIEDSKATLGLRNFYINNDNRDSGAHSTQSKAEEWGQGFDLRFISGYTQGTVGFGIDAIGLLGVRLDTGGGTNGATSATSYGGTVFPSKSNGEAVDNFSSLGLTAKAKISQTELKLGTLQPKLPVIVTNDGRLLPQTWQGGQITSGEIKDLTLVGGQIEAVKGRNSSNNENLSINGAAPRTVNSNKFIYAGGDYKITKDLTAQYYYGNLEDFYKQHFLGLVHNWAIGPGVLKSDFRYFNSSDDGANGNTPAYFSTGSYAGFANGRGKVDNNLYSGLFLYTVAGHTFGGGYQVSNGSSDFPWLNQGDGSSNYTITDMQIQKFGRAGERTWQARYSYDFAKVGVPGLTAGMVYLRGDNIDTYNAGRAQTSNGASEWERDLTVAYVVPEGPLKNVGFMWKNATWRNDIAGQRDQDENRLIVSYSIPLL, encoded by the coding sequence ATGAACAAGTCCACCTTGGCCCTGGCTGTGGCCGTAGGGGTTATGGCGCAGCAGGCAGGCGCCGCCGGTTTCATCGAAGACAGCAAAGCGACTTTGGGGCTGCGTAACTTCTACATCAACAACGATAACCGTGACTCCGGTGCTCACTCTACCCAGAGCAAAGCTGAAGAATGGGGCCAAGGCTTCGATCTGCGCTTCATCTCCGGTTATACCCAAGGCACCGTCGGTTTTGGTATCGATGCGATCGGCCTGTTGGGCGTGCGTCTGGATACTGGCGGCGGCACCAACGGTGCAACCAGCGCCACTTCGTACGGTGGCACGGTTTTTCCGAGCAAATCCAATGGCGAAGCTGTTGATAACTTCTCCAGCCTGGGCCTGACTGCCAAAGCCAAAATTTCTCAAACCGAATTGAAGCTGGGTACGCTGCAGCCAAAACTGCCAGTTATCGTCACCAACGATGGCCGTCTGTTGCCACAAACCTGGCAGGGTGGCCAGATCACTTCCGGCGAGATCAAAGACCTGACTCTGGTCGGCGGTCAGATCGAAGCAGTGAAAGGTCGTAACTCCAGCAACAACGAGAACCTGTCTATCAATGGCGCGGCACCGCGTACCGTTAACAGCAACAAGTTCATCTACGCCGGTGGTGACTACAAAATCACCAAAGACCTGACTGCCCAGTACTACTACGGCAACCTGGAAGATTTCTACAAGCAACACTTCCTGGGTCTGGTTCACAACTGGGCAATCGGTCCGGGCGTGCTGAAGTCTGACTTCCGTTACTTCAACAGCTCAGACGACGGCGCCAACGGCAATACGCCTGCTTACTTCAGCACCGGTAGCTACGCCGGTTTCGCCAACGGTCGCGGCAAAGTCGACAACAACCTGTACAGCGGCTTGTTCCTTTACACCGTTGCCGGTCACACCTTTGGTGGCGGCTATCAGGTAAGTAACGGTAGCAGCGATTTCCCTTGGCTGAACCAGGGCGACGGTTCGTCGAACTACACCATCACCGACATGCAAATCCAGAAGTTCGGCCGTGCCGGCGAGCGCACCTGGCAAGCACGCTACTCCTATGACTTCGCCAAGGTCGGCGTGCCTGGCCTGACCGCTGGCATGGTTTACCTGCGTGGCGACAACATCGATACCTACAACGCCGGTCGTGCGCAAACCTCGAATGGCGCTTCCGAGTGGGAACGCGATTTGACCGTGGCGTACGTTGTTCCGGAAGGCCCGTTGAAGAACGTTGGCTTCATGTGGAAAAACGCTACCTGGCGCAACGACATTGCCGGTCAGCGCGACCAGGATGAAAACCGCCTGATCGTCAGCTACTCGATCCCGCTGCTGTAA
- a CDS encoding peroxiredoxin — MSLRLGDIAPDFEQDSSAGKIRFHEWLGDSWGVLFSHPADFTPVCTTELGFTAKLKDEFSKRGVKAIALSVDPVDSHHKWIEDINETQNTLVNFPILADADRKVSDLYDLIHPNANDTLTVRSLFVIDPNKKIRLTITYPASTGRNFHEILRVIDSLQLTDNYKVATPANWQDGDEVVIVPSLKDEEEIKKRFPKGYRAVKPYLRLTPQPNK, encoded by the coding sequence ATGAGCCTCAGACTCGGCGACATCGCCCCCGATTTCGAACAAGACTCCAGCGCCGGCAAGATTCGTTTCCACGAATGGCTGGGCGATAGCTGGGGCGTGCTGTTCTCCCACCCGGCGGACTTCACACCGGTGTGCACCACCGAGCTGGGCTTTACCGCCAAGCTCAAGGATGAGTTCAGCAAGCGCGGCGTCAAAGCGATCGCGCTGTCGGTCGACCCGGTGGACTCGCACCACAAGTGGATCGAAGACATCAACGAAACCCAGAACACCCTCGTCAACTTCCCGATCCTGGCTGATGCCGATCGCAAAGTCTCCGATCTCTATGACCTGATCCACCCGAACGCCAACGACACCCTGACCGTGCGTTCGCTGTTCGTGATCGATCCGAACAAAAAGATCCGCCTGACCATCACCTACCCGGCAAGCACCGGGCGCAACTTCCACGAGATCCTGCGGGTGATCGACTCGCTGCAACTCACCGACAACTACAAGGTGGCCACGCCGGCCAACTGGCAGGACGGTGATGAGGTGGTGATCGTGCCGTCGCTCAAAGACGAGGAAGAGATCAAGAAGCGCTTTCCGAAGGGCTATCGGGCGGTAAAACCGTACCTGCGCCTGACGCCGCAGCCGAACAAATGA
- the ssuE gene encoding NADPH-dependent FMN reductase: MLVVSLGGSPSQRSRSGVLLERSQRWLQEQGVEVVSYQVRDFPAEDLLHARFDSPKVLDLLVQIENADGLLIATPVYKASFSGALKTVLDLLPERALNHKIVLPMATGGSIAHMLVVDYALKPVLSALKAQEMLQGIFAEDSQIAYGEGSAQAQLAPALEQRLHEALDQFVSAMARRPKPLEPGLLNERLLSARWSI, encoded by the coding sequence ATGCTGGTCGTCTCACTCGGTGGCAGTCCCAGCCAACGCTCCCGTTCCGGGGTGTTGCTGGAGCGCTCGCAACGCTGGTTGCAGGAGCAAGGGGTGGAAGTGGTGAGCTATCAGGTGCGGGACTTCCCGGCCGAGGATCTGCTCCATGCCCGCTTCGACAGCCCCAAGGTGCTCGACCTGCTGGTGCAGATTGAAAACGCCGACGGCCTGCTCATCGCCACCCCGGTGTACAAGGCTTCCTTCTCCGGTGCGTTGAAGACCGTGCTGGATCTGCTGCCGGAACGCGCTCTGAACCACAAGATTGTTCTGCCGATGGCCACCGGCGGCAGCATCGCCCACATGCTGGTGGTCGACTACGCCCTCAAGCCAGTGCTGTCGGCATTGAAAGCTCAGGAAATGCTCCAGGGGATTTTTGCCGAGGACAGCCAGATCGCTTACGGCGAAGGCAGTGCCCAGGCGCAGTTGGCACCGGCGCTGGAGCAGCGTCTGCATGAAGCGCTGGACCAGTTTGTCAGTGCCATGGCCCGCCGGCCGAAACCGCTGGAGCCGGGCTTGTTGAACGAGCGTTTGTTGAGTGCTCGCTGGAGCATTTAA
- a CDS encoding sulfonate ABC transporter substrate-binding protein has protein sequence MRTVFLRRGLVALFAAAVSFGAITQAQADTLRIGYQKYGTLVLLKAKGTLEKRLAAQGVDVQWTEFPGGPQLLEGLNVGSIDFGVTGETPPVFAQAAGADLLYVAYEPPAPNSEAILVPKDSPIKSVADLKGKKVALNKGSNVHYLLVRALEDAGLKYTDIQTVFLPPADARAAFERGSVDAWVIWDPYQAAAEKQLQAHTLRDGKGIVDNHQFYLATKPYAQKNPEVIKTLVEEVRAVGEWSKANPEDVTQQVAPLLGLPADITLTSVKRQGYGALFLTPEVIAAQQKIADTFFQLKLIPKPLSIKDVIWTPPAAVAKAQ, from the coding sequence ATGCGCACTGTATTTTTGCGTCGCGGTCTGGTCGCTCTGTTTGCTGCGGCTGTGTCCTTCGGCGCCATCACTCAAGCTCAGGCCGATACGTTAAGAATCGGTTATCAGAAGTACGGCACGCTGGTGCTGCTCAAAGCCAAGGGCACGCTGGAAAAACGTCTCGCCGCCCAAGGCGTCGACGTGCAATGGACGGAATTTCCCGGTGGCCCGCAACTGCTTGAAGGCCTGAACGTCGGCTCGATCGACTTCGGCGTCACTGGCGAAACTCCACCGGTATTCGCCCAGGCTGCCGGCGCCGATCTGCTCTACGTCGCCTACGAACCGCCAGCGCCAAACAGCGAAGCGATCCTCGTGCCGAAAGACTCACCGATCAAATCGGTGGCCGATCTGAAGGGCAAGAAAGTCGCGCTGAACAAAGGCTCCAACGTCCACTACCTGCTGGTGCGCGCACTGGAAGACGCCGGCCTCAAATACACCGACATCCAGACCGTGTTCCTGCCGCCGGCCGATGCCCGCGCCGCGTTTGAACGTGGCAGCGTCGACGCCTGGGTCATCTGGGATCCGTACCAGGCAGCCGCTGAGAAACAACTGCAAGCGCACACGCTGCGCGACGGCAAAGGCATCGTCGACAACCATCAGTTCTATCTGGCGACCAAGCCTTACGCGCAGAAAAATCCCGAGGTGATCAAGACCCTCGTCGAAGAAGTGCGCGCCGTTGGCGAGTGGTCCAAAGCCAATCCTGAAGACGTGACCCAACAGGTCGCGCCCCTGCTCGGCCTGCCGGCGGACATCACCCTGACCTCGGTCAAACGCCAGGGCTACGGCGCGCTGTTCCTGACCCCGGAAGTGATCGCCGCGCAACAGAAAATCGCTGACACGTTCTTCCAGCTCAAGCTGATACCCAAGCCGTTGAGCATCAAGGATGTGATCTGGACCCCACCGGCCGCTGTGGCTAAAGCGCAGTAA
- the ssuD gene encoding FMNH2-dependent alkanesulfonate monooxygenase produces MSLNIFWFLPTHGDCHYLGTAEGARAVDHGYLQQVAQAADRLGFGGVLIPTGRSCEDSWLVAASLIPVTQRLKFLVALRPGIISPTVAARQAATLDRLSGGRALFNLVTGGDPEELAGDGLFLSHEERYQASVEFTRIWRRVLEGETVDYDGQHISVKGAKLLYPPIQQPRPPLYFGGSSEAAQDLAAEQVEMVLTWGEPPAAVAEKIEQVRAKAAKLGRTVRFGIRLHVIVRETNAEAWQAADRLISHLDDDTIARAQASLARFDSVGQQRMAALHGGSRDNLEVSPNLWAGVGLVRGGAGTALVGDGPTVAARVKEYADLGIDTFIFSGYPHLEESYRVAELLFPHLDIERPELPKSAGYVSPFGEMVANDILPKAASQS; encoded by the coding sequence ATGAGCCTCAATATCTTCTGGTTCCTGCCTACCCACGGCGACTGCCATTACCTTGGCACCGCCGAAGGCGCTCGCGCTGTTGACCACGGCTATTTGCAACAGGTCGCGCAAGCGGCGGATCGTCTGGGTTTTGGCGGTGTGCTGATCCCTACCGGTCGTTCTTGCGAAGACTCCTGGCTGGTGGCGGCGTCGCTGATCCCGGTGACCCAGCGTCTGAAGTTTCTAGTCGCCCTGCGCCCCGGGATCATTTCCCCGACGGTGGCAGCGCGTCAGGCTGCGACGCTGGATCGTCTCTCTGGCGGGCGGGCGCTGTTCAATCTGGTAACCGGTGGTGATCCGGAAGAATTGGCCGGTGACGGTCTGTTCCTCAGTCACGAGGAGCGCTATCAAGCCTCGGTGGAATTCACCCGCATCTGGCGTCGGGTGCTGGAAGGCGAAACCGTTGATTACGACGGTCAGCACATCAGTGTGAAGGGCGCCAAATTGCTCTATCCGCCGATCCAGCAACCGCGTCCGCCGCTGTACTTCGGTGGCTCGTCGGAAGCGGCGCAGGATCTCGCTGCCGAACAGGTCGAAATGGTTCTGACCTGGGGCGAGCCGCCCGCAGCAGTGGCAGAGAAAATCGAACAGGTACGTGCCAAAGCGGCCAAGCTCGGACGCACCGTGCGCTTCGGCATTCGTCTGCATGTGATCGTTCGCGAAACCAATGCAGAAGCCTGGCAAGCGGCGGATCGGCTGATCTCGCATCTGGACGACGACACCATTGCTCGTGCCCAGGCTTCCCTGGCGCGCTTTGATTCGGTCGGCCAGCAACGCATGGCCGCATTGCACGGCGGCAGTCGCGACAACCTCGAAGTCAGCCCTAACCTGTGGGCCGGTGTCGGTCTGGTGCGCGGCGGTGCCGGCACGGCGCTGGTCGGCGATGGCCCGACCGTGGCCGCGCGGGTGAAGGAATACGCCGATCTGGGCATCGACACTTTCATCTTCTCCGGTTATCCACACCTTGAAGAATCGTACCGCGTCGCCGAATTGCTGTTCCCGCACCTCGACATCGAGCGCCCGGAACTGCCGAAAAGCGCCGGTTATGTCAGCCCGTTCGGCGAGATGGTCGCCAACGACATTCTTCCCAAAGCCGCGTCGCAGAGCTGA
- the ssuC gene encoding aliphatic sulfonate ABC transporter permease SsuC yields MKKIIHSLAPWALPVLLLAVWQLSVSAGWLSTRILPAPVAVIEAGVSLVRSGEIGTHLAISGWRAALGFTIGGSIGLVLGFITGLSKWGERLLDSSVQMIRNVPHLALIPLVILWFGIDESAKIFLVALGTLFPIYLNTYHGIRNVDPALVEMARSYGLSGLSLFWQVILPGALPSILVGVRFALGFMWLTLIVAETISASSGIGYLAMNAREFLQTDVVVLAILLYAVLGKLADLAARGLERVWLRWHPAYQVAKGGAV; encoded by the coding sequence ATGAAGAAAATCATCCACAGCCTCGCGCCCTGGGCGTTGCCAGTGTTGCTGCTGGCGGTGTGGCAGTTGTCGGTGTCGGCGGGCTGGTTGTCGACACGGATTCTGCCGGCACCGGTGGCCGTGATCGAGGCCGGCGTGAGCCTGGTGCGCAGCGGCGAAATAGGGACGCACCTGGCAATCAGCGGCTGGCGCGCCGCGCTGGGCTTCACCATCGGTGGCAGCATCGGTCTGGTGTTGGGCTTCATCACCGGTCTGTCGAAGTGGGGCGAACGCCTGCTCGACAGTTCGGTGCAGATGATCCGCAATGTGCCGCATCTGGCGCTGATTCCGCTGGTGATTCTGTGGTTTGGTATCGACGAGTCGGCGAAGATTTTTCTGGTGGCGCTGGGTACGTTGTTCCCGATCTACCTCAACACCTATCACGGCATCCGCAACGTCGACCCGGCGCTGGTGGAGATGGCGCGCAGTTATGGTTTGAGCGGTTTGAGCCTGTTCTGGCAGGTGATTCTGCCGGGCGCGCTGCCTTCGATTCTGGTCGGTGTACGCTTCGCACTGGGCTTTATGTGGCTGACGTTGATCGTGGCGGAAACCATCTCGGCCAGCTCCGGCATCGGCTATCTGGCGATGAACGCCCGGGAGTTCTTGCAGACCGACGTGGTGGTGCTGGCGATCCTGCTTTACGCGGTGCTCGGCAAACTCGCCGACCTCGCGGCCCGTGGACTTGAACGTGTCTGGCTGCGTTGGCATCCGGCCTATCAGGTTGCCAAGGGAGGTGCGGTATGA
- the ssuB gene encoding aliphatic sulfonates ABC transporter ATP-binding protein — protein sequence MTAQQPPRLLRGIPLAVRNLQKTFGSRQVLRDIDLHIPAGQFVAVVGRSGCGKSTLLRLLAGLDQPTGGDLLAGSAPLSDAREDTRLMFQEARLLPWKKIIDNVGLGLKGNWRPQALDALEAVGLADRANEWPAALSGGQKQRVALARALIHQPRLLLLDEPLGALDALTRIEMQQLIERLWQQHGFTVLLVTHDVSEAVAIADRVILIEDGEVGLDLPVELPRPRVRGSHRLAALETEVLNRVLSLPGEPPAPEPVSPLPTQLRWAQ from the coding sequence ATGACTGCTCAACAACCTCCACGCCTGCTGCGCGGGATACCGCTGGCGGTGCGCAATCTGCAAAAGACTTTCGGTTCACGCCAGGTTTTGCGTGACATCGATCTGCACATTCCGGCGGGGCAGTTCGTCGCCGTGGTCGGGCGCAGTGGTTGTGGCAAAAGTACCTTGCTGCGCCTGCTCGCCGGGCTTGATCAGCCGACTGGCGGCGACCTGCTTGCGGGCTCTGCGCCGCTCAGCGATGCGCGGGAAGACACCCGGCTGATGTTCCAGGAAGCACGGCTGTTGCCGTGGAAAAAGATCATCGACAACGTCGGTCTGGGGCTCAAAGGCAACTGGCGTCCGCAAGCACTGGACGCACTGGAAGCGGTGGGGCTAGCGGATCGCGCCAATGAATGGCCGGCCGCCTTGTCCGGCGGACAGAAGCAGCGTGTCGCGCTGGCCCGGGCGCTGATCCACCAACCGCGTCTGTTGTTGCTCGACGAGCCGCTCGGCGCGCTGGATGCGCTGACCCGGATCGAGATGCAGCAACTGATCGAGCGGCTCTGGCAACAACATGGTTTTACCGTGTTGCTGGTGACCCATGATGTCAGCGAAGCGGTGGCGATTGCCGACCGGGTGATTCTGATCGAGGACGGCGAAGTCGGCCTCGATCTGCCTGTGGAACTGCCGCGGCCGCGAGTGCGTGGTTCGCACCGATTGGCGGCACTGGAAACCGAAGTGCTTAACCGCGTTCTCTCCCTGCCCGGCGAACCGCCGGCGCCGGAACCTGTTTCACCACTGCCTACGCAACTGCGTTGGGCTCAATAA
- a CDS encoding TOBE domain-containing protein, giving the protein MTIKAINVRNQFKGSIKEIVLGDVLSEIDVQTASGIVTSVITTRSVKELELVVGSEVIAFVKSTEVSIAKL; this is encoded by the coding sequence ATGACTATCAAAGCCATCAACGTGCGCAACCAGTTCAAAGGCTCGATCAAGGAAATCGTCCTCGGTGACGTGCTGTCGGAAATCGACGTGCAGACCGCTTCCGGCATCGTCACTTCGGTGATCACCACGCGCTCGGTCAAAGAGCTGGAACTGGTGGTGGGCAGCGAAGTGATCGCCTTTGTGAAATCCACCGAGGTATCCATCGCCAAGTTGTAA
- a CDS encoding TetR/AcrR family transcriptional regulator produces MTRPAPVRKPRARSQARIDSILDAARTLLAAEGVASLSIYSVAERAQIPPSSVYHFFASVPALLEALTADVHAAFRACLQAPIDHEALRDWRDLSRLVEQRMLEIYDEDAAARQLILAQHGLTEVTQADRQHDIELGDLMHKLFDHHFELPRLPEDVDVFALAMELGDRVYARSVQQHGQITPRMAEEGMRVFDAYIGLYLPTYLPKRNL; encoded by the coding sequence ATGACGCGACCCGCCCCCGTTCGCAAACCCCGTGCCCGCAGTCAGGCGCGCATCGATTCGATACTCGACGCCGCGCGCACGCTGCTGGCTGCCGAGGGCGTGGCGAGTCTATCGATCTACAGCGTGGCCGAGCGCGCACAGATTCCGCCCTCCTCCGTCTACCACTTCTTCGCCAGCGTTCCGGCGCTGCTCGAAGCTCTCACCGCAGACGTACACGCAGCCTTTCGCGCCTGCCTGCAAGCGCCGATTGATCATGAGGCCCTGCGCGACTGGCGTGATCTGTCACGACTGGTTGAGCAACGGATGCTGGAGATCTACGACGAAGACGCGGCGGCTCGCCAGTTGATCCTGGCCCAGCATGGTCTGACTGAGGTCACACAGGCTGACCGCCAGCACGACATCGAACTGGGCGACCTGATGCACAAGCTGTTCGACCATCACTTCGAGCTGCCGAGGCTGCCGGAGGATGTCGATGTGTTTGCCCTGGCAATGGAGTTGGGCGACCGGGTGTATGCGCGTTCTGTACAGCAGCATGGGCAAATCACGCCGCGCATGGCGGAAGAAGGGATGCGCGTGTTTGATGCTTATATCGGGCTGTACCTGCCGACGTATCTGCCCAAGCGCAATCTCTAG
- a CDS encoding glutamine synthetase family protein, with protein MSVPPRAVQLNEANAFLKEHPEVLYVDLLIADMNGVVRGKRIERTSLHKVYEKGINLPASLFALDINGSTVESTGLGLDIGDADRICYPIPDTLCNEPWQKRPTAQLLMTMHELEGDPFFADPREVLRQVVAKFDELGLTICAAFELEFYLIDQENVNGRPQPPRSPISGKRPHSTQVYLIDDLDEYVDCLQDILEGAKEQGIPADAIVKESAPAQFEVNLHHVADPIKACDYAVLLKRLIKNIAYDHEMDTTFMAKPYPGQAGNGLHVHISILDKEGKNIFASEDPEQNAALRHAIGGVLETLPAQMAFLCPNVNSYRRFGAQFYVPNSPCWGLDNRTVAIRVPTGSADAVRIEHRVAGADANPYLLMASVLAGVHHGLTNKIEPGAPVEGNSYEQNEQSLPNNLRDALRELDDSEVMAKYIDPKYIDIFVACKESELEEFEHSISDLEYNWYLHTV; from the coding sequence ATGTCGGTACCCCCGCGTGCCGTTCAGCTCAACGAAGCGAACGCGTTCCTTAAGGAACATCCTGAGGTTCTGTACGTTGACCTTCTGATTGCGGATATGAATGGTGTGGTGCGCGGCAAGCGCATTGAACGCACCAGCCTCCACAAGGTTTACGAGAAAGGCATCAACCTGCCGGCCTCTCTATTTGCTCTGGATATCAATGGCTCTACGGTGGAAAGCACCGGCCTGGGCCTGGACATCGGCGACGCCGATCGTATCTGCTATCCAATCCCCGACACCCTGTGCAACGAGCCATGGCAGAAGCGCCCTACCGCGCAACTGTTGATGACCATGCACGAACTCGAAGGCGACCCGTTCTTTGCGGATCCGCGCGAAGTGCTCCGTCAAGTTGTTGCAAAGTTTGACGAGCTGGGCTTGACCATCTGCGCCGCTTTCGAACTCGAGTTCTACCTGATCGACCAGGAAAACGTGAACGGCCGTCCACAGCCGCCACGCTCGCCGATCTCCGGCAAACGCCCGCACTCGACTCAGGTCTACCTGATCGACGACCTCGACGAATACGTCGACTGCCTCCAGGACATTCTGGAAGGTGCCAAAGAGCAAGGCATCCCGGCCGATGCCATCGTCAAGGAAAGTGCCCCGGCGCAGTTCGAAGTGAACCTGCACCACGTCGCCGACCCGATCAAGGCGTGCGATTACGCGGTACTGCTCAAGCGTCTGATCAAGAACATCGCCTACGACCATGAAATGGACACCACCTTCATGGCCAAGCCTTACCCGGGCCAGGCAGGCAACGGTTTGCACGTGCACATTTCGATTCTGGACAAAGAAGGCAAGAACATCTTTGCCAGCGAGGATCCCGAGCAGAACGCCGCATTGCGTCACGCAATCGGCGGTGTGCTCGAGACCCTGCCCGCCCAAATGGCGTTCCTGTGCCCTAACGTCAACTCGTACCGTCGTTTCGGCGCACAGTTCTACGTGCCGAACTCGCCGTGCTGGGGCCTGGACAACCGCACCGTGGCGATTCGCGTACCGACCGGCTCGGCCGATGCCGTGCGTATCGAACACCGTGTAGCCGGCGCCGACGCCAACCCGTACCTGCTGATGGCTTCGGTGCTGGCCGGCGTGCATCACGGCCTGACCAACAAGATCGAGCCGGGCGCGCCAGTCGAAGGCAACAGCTACGAGCAGAACGAACAAAGCCTGCCGAACAACTTGCGCGATGCCCTGCGTGAACTGGACGACAGCGAAGTGATGGCCAAGTACATCGATCCGAAATACATCGATATCTTCGTCGCCTGCAAAGAGAGCGAGCTGGAGGAGTTCGAACACTCCATCTCCGACCTCGAGTACAACTGGTACCTGCATACCGTTTAA
- a CDS encoding glutamine amidotransferase, which yields MSRLPLIGITDCSQQSGLHAHHISGDKSVSSAASMARSLLTLLSSAAARTAPSDILDVRASIRFMASPSNIDLFLSQSPCRSPRRAHDCARHEFAQEMQRQRKGQVSSSFIVYARCQA from the coding sequence ATGTCTCGCCTGCCGTTAATCGGCATCACCGACTGCTCGCAACAGTCCGGTCTGCATGCTCATCACATCAGTGGCGACAAATCCGTCAGTAGCGCAGCCAGCATGGCGCGCAGCCTGTTGACGCTGCTCTCGTCTGCAGCAGCCCGGACGGCACCGTCCGATATTCTGGACGTACGGGCAAGCATCCGCTTTATGGCGTCTCCTTCCAATATAGATCTCTTTCTCTCCCAAAGCCCGTGCCGCTCTCCTCGTCGTGCTCATGATTGTGCACGTCATGAGTTTGCACAGGAAATGCAACGCCAGCGTAAAGGGCAGGTAAGCTCCTCTTTCATTGTCTATGCGCGGTGCCAGGCGTAA